A genomic stretch from Hypnocyclicus thermotrophus includes:
- the aroE gene encoding shikimate dehydrogenase, giving the protein MSYGLLGEKLGHSYSKIIHEDFYKIQNLNYLYELIEIKKENLKEIEKKIRSKQLSGVNITIPYKTEFIKYLDIISENAKAIGAVNTIYLKNGKLIGDNTDYYGFKMTLEYNNINCKDKNVYILGSGGSARAILKCILDLGGKVFIVSRNKNKAEEKFKDSFKKINYLDYSQLKDIDKDDNILINCTPIGMYPKVEDSPIEKEIIKNFKAVIDIIYNPETTKLLKYAKEKNIKYVNGLFMLVAQAIKAEEFWGNIEENLFEIIEKIYFKLKLQLYKNNIVLIGMPGSGKTSFGKRISEKLNRKFVDLDEEIEKVKNMSISQIFEKYGEKKFREIESEITQKFSKQKDLIISTGGGIIKNNKNIEALKENGIIIFIDRSLENLINDIDVKHRPLLKNNVEHIKILYNERYSIYNKAADIIVKNNTNFNNVLEKILNNIVI; this is encoded by the coding sequence ATGTCATATGGATTATTAGGAGAAAAGCTTGGACATAGTTATTCAAAAATTATACATGAAGATTTTTATAAGATACAAAATCTCAATTATTTATATGAATTGATTGAGATAAAAAAAGAAAATTTAAAAGAGATAGAAAAAAAAATAAGAAGCAAACAATTATCAGGTGTAAATATAACTATTCCATATAAAACAGAATTTATAAAATATTTAGATATTATAAGTGAAAATGCAAAAGCTATTGGTGCAGTTAATACAATATATTTAAAAAATGGAAAACTTATTGGAGATAATACAGATTATTATGGATTTAAAATGACGTTAGAATATAATAATATTAATTGTAAAGATAAAAATGTATATATTTTAGGAAGTGGAGGTTCTGCTAGAGCAATACTTAAATGTATATTAGACCTTGGAGGAAAAGTATTTATAGTTAGTAGAAATAAAAATAAAGCAGAAGAAAAATTTAAAGATAGTTTTAAAAAGATTAATTATTTAGATTACTCTCAATTAAAAGATATAGATAAAGATGATAATATTCTAATAAATTGTACACCAATAGGAATGTATCCTAAAGTAGAAGACTCACCTATAGAAAAAGAGATAATAAAAAATTTTAAAGCAGTAATAGATATTATTTATAATCCTGAAACTACAAAATTATTAAAATACGCAAAAGAAAAAAATATAAAATATGTAAATGGCCTTTTTATGCTTGTAGCACAGGCAATAAAAGCAGAAGAATTTTGGGGAAATATAGAAGAAAATTTATTTGAAATAATAGAAAAAATATATTTTAAGTTGAAACTACAATTATATAAAAATAATATAGTGCTTATAGGTATGCCAGGTTCAGGAAAAACAAGTTTTGGTAAGCGTATATCAGAAAAACTAAATAGAAAATTTGTTGATTTAGATGAAGAAATAGAAAAAGTTAAAAATATGAGTATTTCTCAAATTTTTGAAAAGTATGGGGAAAAAAAATTTAGAGAAATTGAAAGTGAAATAACACAAAAATTTTCAAAACAAAAAGATTTAATAATATCTACTGGTGGTGGAATTATTAAAAATAATAAAAATATTGAAGCTCTAAAAGAAAATGGAATAATTATTTTTATTGATAGATCTTTAGAAAACTTAATAAATGATATAGATGTAAAGCATAGACCGTTATTAAAAAATAATGTAGAACATATAAAAATACTTTATAATGAAAGATACTCGATTTATAATAAAGCAGCCGATATAATAGTTAAAAATAATACTAATTTTAATAATGTATTAGAAAAAATTTTAAATAATATTGTAATCTAG